A genomic region of Glycine max cultivar Williams 82 chromosome 15, Glycine_max_v4.0, whole genome shotgun sequence contains the following coding sequences:
- the LOC100787110 gene encoding glycosyltransferase BC10, with protein sequence MLVIEISNQPSPSQVAEWGMMRMCDAERRFMANALLDISNEWFILLSESCIPLQNFSIVYLYIARSRYSFMGAVDEPGPYGRGRYDGNMAPEINMSDWRKGSQWFEINRELALRIVEDNTYYPKLKEFCKPHKCFVDEHYFQTMLTINTPHLLANRSLTYVDWSRGGAHPATFGKDDIKEEFFKKILQDQTCLYNNHPSSLCFLFARKFAPNALGPLLDIAPKALGIGKRHSF encoded by the exons ATGCTGGTAATAG AAATTTCTAATCAGCCTTCTCCTTCACAGGTGGCAGAGTGGGGAATGATGCGTATGTGTGATGCTGAAAGAAGATTTATGGCTAATGCATTGCTTGATATCTCAAATGAATGGTTTATCCTCTTATCGGAGTCCTGCATTCCCCTCCAAAACTTCAGCATTGTGTACCTTTACATAGCACGCTCAAGATATAGCTTTATGGGTGCAGTTGATGAACCTGGTCCTTATGGGAGAGGACGGTATGATGGAAACATGGCACCTGAGATCAACATGAGTGACTGGCGAAAAGGCTCTCAGTGGTTTGAAATTAACCGAGAACTAGCTCTTAGGATAGTTGAAGACAATACTTACTATCCTAAGCTCAAAGAATTCTGCAAACCACACAAATGTTTTGTTGATGAGCACTATTTTCAGACAATGTTAACAATTAATACTCCTCATCTTTTGGCAAATAGAAGCCTCACTTATGTGGACTGGTCAAGGGGTGGTGCTCACCCAGCTACCTTTGGGAAGGATGACATCAAAGAGGAATTCttcaagaaaattttgcaagatcAGACATGTCTTTATAATAACCACCCATCTTCCCTTTGCTTCTTATTTGCAAGAAAATTTGCACCTAATGCTTTGGGCCCTCTTTTAGACATAGCACCCAAAGCTCTAGGAATTGGAAAAAGGCATAGCTTCTAA
- the LOC102659699 gene encoding protein MAIN-LIKE 1-like → MKLIAETLHNILPGFNIVVRTRGLGHALGQVNGRGVGREDRDDSDDAPQRRRPTASARRQRVAVTVVHDEPVVPAPDVEPDVFPDDPMEASADSEDIVVDIPADTGAEAAEDEHEGFPGGPSNPSVLTQYADHVAYSIWTGELPELKLSSHGRKVHSLGRPVPAIEGLVVGTGLSPLIACSVDTGDQGLLSAFVEQWHRETSSFHLPVGELTITLDDVSSLLHLPVVGDLHAFEPLHVDDAVQMLVDLLMVSAESARAETAQCRGPYVRLQWSATNVHVVYLEDLRDPSMTERYAWGVTALVHMYDQLNDASMSHSQQLGGYITLLQCWIYKHFPSVADSTADQEYDEDSPRACRWIATKKTVKSIRTSAYMERLNRLQIPDVCWISYGEHRSVPDFHVRSCYSGLLRWGPVVVYY, encoded by the exons ATGAAGCTCATAGCTGAGACTCTGCACAATATTTTGCCGGGGTTCAAT ATCGTGGTTAGGACCAGAGGATTAGGTCATGCCTTAGGTCAGGTTAATGGCAGAGGTGTGGGCAGAGAAGATCgtgatgattctgatgatgcTCCGCAGCGTCGACGGCCTACTGCATCCGCACGGAGGCAGCGAGTCGCTGTGACTGTGGTGCACGATGAGCCAGTGGTCCCTGCGCCAGATGTTGAGCCTGATGTATTTCCAGATGACCCGATGGAGGCATCAGCTGATTCTGAGGACATTGTGGTAGACATTCCTGCGGACACAGGCGCGGAGGCTGCTGAGGATGAGCATGAGGGATTTCCGGGTGGTCCGAGCAACCCATCCGTGTTGACCCAGTATGCGGATCACGTTGCTTATAGCATATGGAcgggagag CTTCCTGAGTTGAAGTTATCCTCTCATGGGAGGAAGGTCCATAGTTTAGGCAGGCCTGTCCCTGCCATTGAGGGACTTGTTGTTGGTACAGGACTAAGTCCTCTGATCGCGTGCTCTGTAGACACCGGCGATCAGGGACTTTTGTCCGCGTTTGTGGAACAGTGGCACCGGGAGACGTCTAGTTTCCATCTCCCAGTGGGAGAGCTCACCATCACGTTGGACGACGTCTCCTCGCTTCTCCATCTGCCCGTGGTTGGCGACTTACATGCCTTTGAGCCCTTGCACGTGGACGATGCGGTTCAGATGCTGGTGGACTTATTGATGGTCTCTGCAGAGTCTGCCAGGGCTGAGACAGCCCAGTGTCGTGGGCCGTACGTACGCCTGCAATGG agtgcaaccaatgTGCATGTTGTCTACTTGGAGGACCTTCGTGACCCCAGTATGACGGAGAGGTACGCCTGGGGAGTGACTGCTCTGGTGCATATGTACGACCAGCTGAATGATGCATCTATGAGCCACAGCCAACAACTTGGCGGTTACATCACACTACTGCAg TGTTGGATTTACAAGCACTTTCCGTCAGTCGCGGACTCCACTGCTGATCAGGAGTACGACGAGGATTCTCCGCGTGCGTGTAGGTGGATTGCGACGAAGAAGACCGTGAAGAGCATTCGTACGTCGGCATACATGGAGCGCTTGAACCGACTCCAGATTCCAGATGTCTGTTGGATCTCATATGGGGAGCACCGATCGGTCCCGGACTTCCACGTCAGATCATGCTATTCCGGTCTCTTGCGCTGGGGGCCTGTTGTTGTTTATTACTGA